The Balneola sp. DNA window ATTCGGAATCTCTGAATCGGCTCATTACCGAACCGGATTTAGAAGAAGTGAAATCAATATTCTCAATCCTTTCAGAATTGATGCGGGGAGCGGCAATAAAGTCTCCATCCATATTTGTGAAAATATAGGTAAGTACGGCCGACATGGTTTTCTCGAAGTTTTCGTTCATTACTTCCCGATCAAAACTGAGGGTATGAGTACCCGTTTGTGGGTCGTATTCGTACTGATAGTTACGTTCCCCGCCACGGCCCGAATAGTCGTTTCTTCTGTGATCACCACGCCGGTCATCATCATCGTGCATTTTCTGGCGATCATCATCTTCAAAACCAGATGAAGAAATGGTAGAGAGGGCATCATTAAGGCTGGAGAAAATACCGTCATTATCGTCAGAAAGAGAATTTCCGAGAATCTGACTTGCTGCCTCAATTTCTTCTGCTGATAGTTCCTGATTATTAATTTCGTCCGAAACATCGCCGAGGGTACAGGCCGAAAGTAAGCCGGCCACACAGGCTATCAAGAATAAAGATCCGTTTGTTCTGTTGATTAGTGATTTCATAATGGTGTTGTGTTAATTATGTGTTCACTAGTATTACACATTAAGTGGGAAGTTCCCCTAATGGAAAAGTGAAGTTTTTTAATTTCATTTATAAATACTCCTCAGCGGCTTCTGAAAGGGATTTTCGAAGATCTTTGAGTGCAAGGCTCATGTGGTTCTCAATAGTCTTAGCTGATACTTCCATAAATTCTGCAGCTTCTTTGTAGGTGAATTCCTGAATGAAACATAAGCGGAATACCTGCTGCCTTTTTTCCGGCATCGAAGATATTGCTTGTTCAATCGTCCTGTTCAGCTCCCGCTGATGGATATCCTGATCTGGCTGGTTGGCAGAGTCGACTGACTGCAAATCGGGAATGCTTTTATTCTGGTCAAACTTCTCAGTATCCCTGAAGAGGTTTAGCATTCGGGTATAGGCAATCCGGAACAGATAAGCCCTCAAAGATTTATGCTCTTCAATACCGGATCGGTTTTCCCAAATGTAGATAAAAGCTTTCTGAATGAGGTCTTCGGCTGCTTGTTTTGCAACTCCTTTGCGGGTCAGAAATCGAAACAACTCTTCATGATGCGTTTCAAAAAAAGTCTTGAATGCTTTTTGATCCCCTTTTTTTATTTTTAAATAAAGCTGGGTATCGTTAGACTCACCTTCAAGCGAAGCGCCTAAAAACAGCAAAAGTTGAATAATGGGAAAGTCCATAGTTTGGAGTTTGTTCAGGCGGAATTGTAACAATATAAGACAGAATAAGAAATCTGTATGAAGTCATTTTTGTTGATAATAGTTTTTCTTTTAGGTCTGTTGATTCAGGACGAGGGCTCAGTAGAAATGTATCGGGTTGAGAAGGAGGATTATATTGAGCTGCATGCTAAAAACTCAAACCTCTTTCCGGTTACGGTAGAACTTAACCTGGAATTAGAGCACCTGAAGCCAAGCAGAAAGTTGCCGGTTATTGACTACCTGCCTGCAAATCAGAATAAAAAAATGCTTGATCTTACCTTTACGGATATTGAGAAAGGCTGGAATATGCGCAGCATGTATCGGTTTTATATGGGGAGTATTTTTGCGAAACATAAAGACTCTTTTGCCTATCAGTTGCCATTCCCGAAAGGAGAAACCTATAAAATAGATCAGGGCTTTGGCGGGGCATTTTCACATCAGGGTGATTTACGGCATTCGCTGGATTTTAACATGCCTACCGGAACTGAAATCTATGCAGCAAGAGGAGGCACCGTTGTGATGATGGAGGAAAAACACAATCAGGGCGGACCATCGGAAGAAATGATGGAGTACGCCAATTTCATAACCATTTTGCATGATGACGGCACTTTTGCAGACTATACTCATCTTAAACACAGGGGCGTTCAGGTAAGCTTAGGACAGGAAGTCCGCATGGGGCAACTTATTGGCTACTCCGGCGCTACGGGGTATGCAACCGGTCCTCATCTACACTTTGTGGTGAAGAAAACAAAAAGAGGCGGAGGCTTTTTATCCATCCCGGTTAAGTTTACCACCAAAGACGGTATCATGGAACTGCAAGAAGGTCAGAGTTATATCGGATATTAGTAGATGTGAGATAATAGATGAAAGATTTGAGATTAAAGATTAAAGATGCTCTCTAATCTCAAGCGTTACCTCTTACATCTATAGTCTCACATCTCACATCTAATAATCTAATTCCCTTCTTTAAAGTCTTCATTCACCAAAATGGGCTTACCGAAACCTAACTGCTCCAGCCGATCCATTTGTGTTTTGGCATCACCAACTACCAGCCAAATCATTCTATCGGGATTGGCATACGTTCGGGCAAGTTCCTGAATTCTTTCCTGCGTAATATTCTTGACGACTTCTTCTCTTTGTTTGATGTAATCAGGAGACCATCCGTAAGAGCTGATATTTTCGAGTAAATTCAGTTTTGAACCTAAGGTCTCAAACCGACGGGCGTTACTTTTGAGCAAGAAACTCTTAGTGTTTTCAAGGTCTTCATTAGTGAATGTACTAGGATATTCTTCCAGGATTTCTTTAACCAAAGCCGCTGACTCATACGTCACGTTAGTTCTCACACCACTGGATATGGTAAAGGATCCGGCAATATCAGAGCCTGAGAAACCGGAGCCGATTCCGTAGGTATAGCCTTTGCCTTCACGCAATTCTTGTGTAAATCGGGATGCAAATCCACCACCACCAAGCTTGTAGTTCATAACCGTTGCAGGGTAGAAATCAGGATCGGTTTCCGGCATGGCAAGGTACCCGAATCGTAATACAGATTGCTTGGCGTCAGGCACATCATAGAAATAGACTTGTGATTCGGAAGGCTGTTCAGGAGTCTCAAATTCAGGGATATTTACTTCAGTGGCTTCCCATCTTCCGCTGATGGCCTCTAAAGAAGCGACAACTTCACCCTGGTCAATAGCTCCCACTACATGCATATCAGCTACAGAAGGAGAGAGGTTATTTTCGTAGTACGCTTTTAAATCCTCAAGGGTGATGACTTCGATGCTGTTGGTAGTTCCTATTGTATTGAAGGAAAGAATGTGATCATCCCCATAAAGCAATTTGTTGTAGGTGTTAGAAGCGATGCTGTTAGGATTTGCGCTTTGCTGAGCTATTTGGCTTAGAATGCTTTGTTTGGCAAGTTCAAATTCACGTTCGTCCCATCGGGGCTCAAGCAGGATTTCTTCCACAAGCTTGATGGTTTTCTCATAATTTCTAGCCAAAGAGTTACCGCGAATGGTGATACTCTGTCTGCCCGAATTAACCCTTATAGAAGCTCCCAACTCATCGATGGCTTCTTCCAGCTCTTCCGGAGTTTTATTTGCGGTTCCTTTAGTTAAAAGTTCTGCAAGGAGATTAGAGACGCCGGTTTTGTCCGTGCTTTCAAGCATCAATCCACCTTTGATGGAGATCTCAAATTCAACCAGTGGCAACTCGTAGTTCTCGATTCCATAGATATCTAATCCATTGGCGAGTTCGGTCTCCCAAACCTGTGGGACTTTTAAATCGGGGCTTTCTCCATATGGAGGTTCTACCGAACGGTCAAAACTAGAAGGAGTTTTTTCGTAAGTGGTTTCTTCGGGAAGGGTAAATGATTCTCCTTCAGCATTTTGGACAATCTCTTCTTCCACCACATTCGCCATTTCAGAACCTTCAAGGGCAAGTTCTGCATCTCCCTGAGGCACGAAACTCGTGGCTACGAAGTTTTCGTCTTTGATATATTTCTCATACACCCGCATCACATCTTCTTTGGTAACTGCCAGCGTTTTCTGGATGTCTTTGTTGATGTATCCCGGATCATCTGCAAAGATATTGTATTGAGCTAACTGAAAAGCTTTTCCAAGTACGCTGGAAAGTCCGTTATAAAAATTTG harbors:
- a CDS encoding RNA polymerase sigma-70 factor; its protein translation is MDFPIIQLLLFLGASLEGESNDTQLYLKIKKGDQKAFKTFFETHHEELFRFLTRKGVAKQAAEDLIQKAFIYIWENRSGIEEHKSLRAYLFRIAYTRMLNLFRDTEKFDQNKSIPDLQSVDSANQPDQDIHQRELNRTIEQAISSMPEKRQQVFRLCFIQEFTYKEAAEFMEVSAKTIENHMSLALKDLRKSLSEAAEEYL
- a CDS encoding peptidase M16 yields the protein MKSRFFYLLSAFVLSSFILTSCSQKETEFSVDYEKFTLDNGLEVIFHKDDSDPVTAVALTFHVGSAREIEGRTGFAHLFEHLLFLESENLGKGGLDKMSSRIGGSGANGSTSRDRTNYFQTVPKDALEKMIWAEADKLGYFINTVTEAVLAKEKQVVKNEKRQGVDNQPYGHASYVVDKNMYPQGHPYNWQVIGSLEDLQNATLQDVKDFYNRWYVPNNATLVIAGDFDSEQAKEWIYKYFDEIPRGEEIEPLPDMPVTLSTTKKKYYEDNFARLPELRMVWPGVDLYHEDSYALDILTQLLADGKKAPLYKVLVEEQELTSNVFMRNGNSELAGEISFITRAYPNTNLNDVAGAVNEAFLRFEEEGFTQSDLDRIKAGIETNFYNGLSSVLGKAFQLAQYNIFADDPGYINKDIQKTLAVTKEDVMRVYEKYIKDENFVATSFVPQGDAELALEGSEMANVVEEEIVQNAEGESFTLPEETTYEKTPSSFDRSVEPPYGESPDLKVPQVWETELANGLDIYGIENYELPLVEFEISIKGGLMLESTDKTGVSNLLAELLTKGTANKTPEELEEAIDELGASIRVNSGRQSITIRGNSLARNYEKTIKLVEEILLEPRWDEREFELAKQSILSQIAQQSANPNSIASNTYNKLLYGDDHILSFNTIGTTNSIEVITLEDLKAYYENNLSPSVADMHVVGAIDQGEVVASLEAISGRWEATEVNIPEFETPEQPSESQVYFYDVPDAKQSVLRFGYLAMPETDPDFYPATVMNYKLGGGGFASRFTQELREGKGYTYGIGSGFSGSDIAGSFTISSGVRTNVTYESAALVKEILEEYPSTFTNEDLENTKSFLLKSNARRFETLGSKLNLLENISSYGWSPDYIKQREEVVKNITQERIQELARTYANPDRMIWLVVGDAKTQMDRLEQLGFGKPILVNEDFKEGN
- a CDS encoding peptidase M23, with translation MKSFLLIIVFLLGLLIQDEGSVEMYRVEKEDYIELHAKNSNLFPVTVELNLELEHLKPSRKLPVIDYLPANQNKKMLDLTFTDIEKGWNMRSMYRFYMGSIFAKHKDSFAYQLPFPKGETYKIDQGFGGAFSHQGDLRHSLDFNMPTGTEIYAARGGTVVMMEEKHNQGGPSEEMMEYANFITILHDDGTFADYTHLKHRGVQVSLGQEVRMGQLIGYSGATGYATGPHLHFVVKKTKRGGGFLSIPVKFTTKDGIMELQEGQSYIGY